From Atribacterota bacterium, one genomic window encodes:
- a CDS encoding response regulator transcription factor: MAKVKVALVDDHQIVLAGLKKLLEDQYEVVCAARNFREALELLPSSGAELVLLDVHFPGKDGVELLRILKERMPTALFVMLTVEEDEEIIFQAIREGARGYILKHSPPEVLLKSLKACLEGEVLWGEEVYLKVLGKLKKGIPFGAEGMDLSPLSDLLSERELEIVRLVIRGMGNKEIAEKLFISESTVKNHLSRIFQKLGVKDRVELALLAAQTTQRGSS, translated from the coding sequence ATGGCCAAAGTCAAGGTTGCTCTGGTTGATGACCATCAGATTGTTTTAGCAGGTTTAAAAAAATTGCTTGAGGACCAGTACGAGGTGGTTTGTGCAGCACGAAATTTCCGCGAAGCTCTGGAACTACTTCCTTCTTCTGGAGCAGAACTGGTGCTCCTCGATGTGCATTTTCCGGGAAAGGATGGAGTCGAACTCTTGCGGATTCTCAAGGAAAGAATGCCCACCGCGCTTTTTGTAATGCTTACCGTAGAAGAGGATGAAGAAATCATTTTCCAGGCTATCCGGGAAGGCGCTCGAGGATATATCCTGAAACACAGTCCTCCAGAAGTCCTCCTCAAAAGTCTGAAAGCCTGTCTTGAGGGTGAAGTGCTCTGGGGGGAAGAGGTTTATCTTAAAGTGTTAGGGAAACTGAAAAAGGGGATTCCATTCGGAGCCGAAGGAATGGACCTTTCGCCGTTGAGCGACCTCCTTTCAGAGCGGGAATTGGAAATCGTTCGGCTCGTAATTCGGGGAATGGGAAACAAAGAGATTGCCGAAAAACTGTTTATTAGCGAGAGCACCGTGAAAAATCATCTGAGTCGAATTTTCCAGAAGCTGGGTGTGAAAGATCGGGTAGAGCTGGCGCTTCTGGCTGCACAAACCACCCAGAGGGGGTCGTCGTAA